In the genome of Bacteroidota bacterium, the window AAATTGTTGAGTTTATGAAGCGGGACCATTTTAAACTTAACACCTTTCCTTGCTACTCCCGCATGTTGTATCACGTTTTGAATAGTTGCCAATTCAGCTTGTTTATTAGTGGCGATAATTTCTGCTGAATGCAAATTTGCATACTCCAAAATTTCTGATACAAAACTATAAGTACTATATATACGTTGATAGAAACGCTCATGTGCAAATGCTTCACTCAATATCGCCATCCTATTCCTAAACCCAAACTGATTAACCAAATACCGTGGATGGTGATTATAACTATAAAAGTTTTTGGGCGGCCAACCTTCATCCAAATAATAATCGCCATAGGGACCCATTAATAAATTATATTTTTGCTTGCATGAATCGGTAATTGTTGGCAACATTTTATGATAAGTATAATCGAATGGGCCATACTCGCCAGCAGAGTGAAAACTAGGTGCCCATGTGAGCGAGTAGGCGTGCCAAGTGCCATTGGTGGTATGCAGGTCTACAAATATTTGAGGGTCCCAAGGCACTATAACTTGTGTAAATAAGGCACGGGTTTCTTTGGCTTCCATTTTCACGCCATCACGGTTTAAATCATAGCCTTCGCTGCTTTCACGCTCTCCTGTTTCGAGCGGACTATCCTCCTGAGAAGAGCGAAGTCCTTTGGCCATTTTATCGTTTGCATCGGTATTATATATTGGAACGAATATGATAATCAAACTATCGAGCAAATGCTTTTTATTGCCCAATAATATATCCCGCATCAGCATCATTACTGATTCTTTTCCTTCCACTTCACCTGCATGAATATTACCTTGTACATATACGATAGTTTTGCCTGTAGCCTTTGCTTCTTCTGGTGTGTTAACCATTGGCTTGGCAAGCACTGCAACAGGAATATCTTTTCCTTCCAAGCTTTTGCCCATGCTAAAAGTATATATATTATTACTCAATAATTTTATCTCATTCATAAAGACCATCACCTCTGCATGGGTCGATGTTTTGAGAAAATCTGTTTTCTCAGGTGTAAGCAATATGCTTTGGGGCCATAGGTTTTGAGCATGAACGGTAAATATTCCTATAAGAGTTATAATAGTAAAAAAGATGGATTTCATTTGGGCAAATATAGACAAAATTGTTAAATTGTGTTTTATACCGACACTCAATATATAATAGTCCAAAAGAAAGGGCCCGAATACTTTCGGGATGTAGTTCGGCATTACCATTCTACAAACTAATCCGCCACAGGCGGAGAACTATTTTAGATTAAGAATTGGTATAAGAATAGCTATTATATAAAAAACTCCTGGCTAGTCCAACTTCGATGAAAAAAATATTCGATAATTAGGAATAATGATTGGAGGTTCTAAACTTTATTATAGTATGTGAATTAACCATCTATGCATATTTGTATTCAAGAAACAAGCTTGCATGCTAATGGTTGGTGAAAACACATAACTACAGGCATCTAGGATAGCAACTGGGTGCTAACTACATATATGCCACCATTCACTGTTCATTACATCTCACTTTTAGTTTTTAACTTTTCACTATTACCTGTCAACCTCCTCCACCATCTTTGCATACCTCCCACCCTGCTCAATCAAACTTTTATGAGTTCCGCGTTCAACTATAATTCCCTTATCAAGCACCAATATTTCATCGCAGTGCATAATACCTGAAGGTCGATGGGTTACTATCAAAACCATTTTGCCTTTACCTGCTGCTTTTAGCCCGTCAAGTATTTGTTGTTCCGTTTGCGTATCAACCGCACTTAAGCAATCGTCGAATACCAATACTTTGGGATTCATAGCCAAAGCACGGGCGATGCTCAACCTTTGTTTTTGTCCGCCGCTTAGTGTAATACCTCGTTCACCTATCAAAGTTTCAAAACCTTCTGGCATGGCTTCAATAGTATCATATAATG includes:
- a CDS encoding M14 family metallopeptidase; this translates as MKSIFFTIITLIGIFTVHAQNLWPQSILLTPEKTDFLKTSTHAEVMVFMNEIKLLSNNIYTFSMGKSLEGKDIPVAVLAKPMVNTPEEAKATGKTIVYVQGNIHAGEVEGKESVMMLMRDILLGNKKHLLDSLIIIFVPIYNTDANDKMAKGLRSSQEDSPLETGERESSEGYDLNRDGVKMEAKETRALFTQVIVPWDPQIFVDLHTTNGTWHAYSLTWAPSFHSAGEYGPFDYTYHKMLPTITDSCKQKYNLLMGPYGDYYLDEGWPPKNFYSYNHHPRYLVNQFGFRNRMAILSEAFAHERFYQRIYSTYSFVSEILEYANLHSAEIIATNKQAELATIQNVIQHAGVARKGVKFKMVPLHKLNNFITYDYIPFKDSTDATKYYKIGKIVEYNNIDYHAKFVATKESILPRGYIIPAEFTDIIENLKMHGVKVEKLTQNKSYTGEMYYIDSLIRDKEIFQKHYAATLYGKFNTTTQKYKKGDYIIDMAQPLSNLVFYMLEPESDDGLVHWNFFDLYIAKMQLGKKVYPVFKYY